A window of Miscanthus floridulus cultivar M001 chromosome 12, ASM1932011v1, whole genome shotgun sequence genomic DNA:
AAGCTGATGATGTTGCAGGGATAATCTCATCTAAGGCTGGCCTAAAATATCTGGGTCCTGATGTTGATGCTATGAAGGCTGTTGCTGATGCATACTCTAAAAGATCTCTCAAGTATTTTGAAACTGCCCTTCGCGATTACAAGTCCCAGCTAGAGGAGGACCCTATTGTCCACAGGCATCTTTCTTCTCTGTATGATACGCTCTTGGAGCAGAACCTCTGCAGGTTGATTGAGCCCTACTCAAGGGTGGAGATTGCGCATATAGCCGAGATGATTGAATTGCCAGTTGACCATGTTGAGAAAAAGCTGTCGCAGATGATCCTCGACAAGAAATTTGCTGGGACTCTAGATCAAGGTGCTGGCTGCCTCATTATCTTTGAGGATTCCAAGACGGAGGAAATCTTCCCTGCCACTCTTGAAACCATTTCGAATGTCGGGAAGGTTGTGGACAGCCTTTATGTGAGGTCGGCCAAGATCATGGCTTGAAAGCAGCTAGTCTTACATGTTTGTTCTGATTTCGTTTTTAGTTATGTCGATGTCCTCAGACATTTAGTCCTTCAATCAATATTTGACAGTTTATTGTGCATGTTGCCTCTCAATTTATTCAACAAAACATATTGTCTTGCTTGCTACATACTGCTAGGAACAAGACAGTTTGCTGTTTCTGCGTGGTGGAAGTACTGTGAACACTTGCTGGTCCCAAGCATAAATGATACTTATTGTGCTACTGCGATGTTATTGGCCCAATGTCGGGCTGCCTTGATCTTTACCGCTACAGGTTCATATGGCCAAAGACTGACTATTTTTATGTATTGATCTTTTAATATCAGCGTGCAGAGTTGGATGGATGTTATTGTGTGTGTTAATTAATCTACTATGTTATCGAAGTGCATGTTTGTAGCTCCACTATGGCTTGTGCTCGCCATATAAATTCATCCAGGTTACGTTACAGGGCTTCCATATATCAGAATAGAGGAGGTTTCCTCTGGCACGAGATTCGGGTAACATCTGTGTAAGTGTTCCTGGTTCCTGCTCATGCGGCCAATAACTGATTAATTAGTGATTACTGTTTGAACTACCAGGCCATCAGGAGTCCCACACTGATGGCAGAACTGCAGAAGTGCCGACTAAAGTCACGGTTGTTTCATTGTGCTGAAGAACACGATGAAATGAATCGATGTATGCGTAACTGATCGAGTGGAGGACATGATGAAATGAATCGACTTTTTTGTTGATCGAGTGGAGGACATGATGAAATGAATCAACTTTTTTTGTTGCTGTGAAGTGTGAACTGTTGATAGCACTCTGGCTACACCAGCCAGCATACACCACAACTGAGTAGCAGCAGACAATGTCCTAGTACAAGTAGAAGAATTAACACTGAATTATTTCATGAAATGTTTAAGAATCTACTAAAATTTGCCATAATTTCGCTGGTACTCTCACCCCGTCTGCAGTAGTATATATCTTTCTGGACAGCGTGACAACAATTAATTTCACGCCCAGCTAAAGCTTGACAGCAAACCAAAGAAAGAACCAAACAACAAACGCATTGCCAAATGAAATGGCGCCCCGACAAGGAGATGCTCAGGTCACGGGTTTCTCGAGCAGCGCCGACACGTACCACTCGTTCCTCTCGGCGCCGAGGTCGAGCTTCCGGCCGGCCTTCCACCGGAGCCGGCGGAAGCCGACGCGGTCGAAGATGGGCACGTAGGTGGCGTTGAGCTGCGGGCCGAGGCAGAAGAAGTGGTCGAGCCAGAATACGCCGCCGGGCCTGAGCACCCGGTAGATGTCGAAGAGCGTGGACTCGAGCACGGCGTCGGGCACCCAGTTGCTGAGCACGTTCATGGAGTGCACGATGTCCAGCACGCCGTCCGCGAAGGGGAGCCGCTGCATGAGCGTCAGCTGCAGCGGCACGAGGCCCCGGGAGGCCACGAAGCGGTTGAAGGGCGCGTCCAGGTCCAGCGTCGTAGTCACCACCGTCACGTTCCGCTCCCGCATGCGCGCCGCGAACGTGCCCGTGCCGCCTCCGATGTCCAGCCCGATCCGCACCGTGCCGGGCGCCCGGGACCGCAGCACGCTGTCGACGCTGAACCCGGGCCCGCCGTTGTCggtctgccaccgccgccgctccttCCCTTCCAGGTCGAAGCAGTCCTTGCAGAAGTATGACCCGCCCCTGGTGCGCGCGCGCTGCACGAGGCACGTGTAGTTCTTGCACGTGTACCGCGCCCAGCGCACGGTGGTGTCCGGCGGGACGGACCACAGGCTCCGCGGCAGCGGCGAGGGCTCCACGTACCTCGCCGGCTCCCTCGGCCTGCAGCGGCGGCGGGGCAGCGGCTCGCACCCCTTGAGCGCCAGCTGCAGCGCGAGCGCGTCATCGTCGGGGCACTCGCCGCTGACGTTGTACGTCATGTACTGCGCCAGCTCCTCCTGGAAGTTGCGGCAGGCGAATCCCAGCCCCGGGAACAGCTCGTCGGTGCCGAAGTTGGCGTGGAAGCCGAGCGGCAGCCGGTGGGGCTCGATGGCGAGCTTGAGCTCGCCCTGGGGCTCTTCGGGCCAGCCGCCGAAGTCCCTGGCCTCCGGCGTGTCCCCGTGCACGGCGCCCAGGCCCGCGAGCACGGACTCGAGGAGGTACGACGACGCGTTGCACTGCGCCCGCAGCGCCGCGAGCTCCGCGCGGGCCCCGGCGAGCGCGGCGCGCGTGGCGTTGAGGTCCCGCAGCAGCGCAGCCGAGTCCCACAGGTGGATCCGCGGCGCCGACGCCGGGATGTGCACGGACAGCGACGCGCCGGAGAAGAGGTAGACGGAGACGAGGTTGGTGGCGATGACGACGAGCAGGATCTTGAGCTTGGCGCGCCGAGGCGCCGGCCGCGCCGCCGGCCGGTGCACGTGGCCATTGGCGGTAGCGGTACCACCCATCCCCTCGTGGATACTGTGCTGCTGCTGGCCCCGGTGCTTGGGCGCGTACATGGCGGCCGCGCGCGCGCtccgccgatcggctacaactaGCTAGCAGCGACGATCGATCACGATCAGTTCACTATACGCCGATCAAATTCGACATGCGGGATGGTTTTTCCAGATGTGATGAAGTGCAGCTGTGCTACGCGTGTTtgactttggatatgtgtttgcaTGTGTTCCTggattgcagattacaacatcgtcttgctttgctttgcgaGGAGAAAAGCGGACAATTTTGCTTCGCAAGTCAAAGCTGTGCTACGCTCTTGTTCATGGTGCGTGTAGGAGTAGCTATCGCTCGGGGAGCGAGCTGTGTGGCCGACTTGTGGGCCCTCTAGAGCAGCGATTATTTAGCGTATAGGTCATGGGCGTACGCGTCCTCGGGCACAGGGGCACTGCTCTGCGGCATAGAACAAAGGGAAATTTGCCGTTGTTGGGGTAAAGATGGGGGTGACTGATCTTGAAGAAGCAAGAGTACATAACGGTGGCAGTTCATTTCTCCGAACTTGCTCGAGTCGGGCAATACAAAAACTGTCTATATCTTACCAAGAAATTGTGGACCCACCAGCGCAGCGATTATGTAGCGGATACGTCATGGGCGTACCTACGCGTCCTCGGGCACTGCTCTGCGGCATACAAAAGGGAAATTGGGGCATGGGGGTGACTGATCTTGAAGAAGCAAAGTGTAGATAACATTGGCAGCTCATTTCTCCAAAGTCCGGACTTGCTCGAGTAGGGCAATACAAAAATTATCAGTATCTTACCAAGAaattgcagcagcagcagtataGGTCAGTCAGCGTCATCCTCCATTGAGATTGTTTATTTTCTTAAATTACTGTTAAACCTAGACTAGGAACAGCCAAAAAGACTGGCTCACAACTCGCTGGCACTACGCTCAAATCTAAGCAGACTGGGAGGGTTTACAATTTCAGCGAAATATCGccaaacttggctgaaactggctgaaaaacactgttccagctgaattgttgtgagagaaaaacactattccggctgaaaaaagaagccgaacaagccatttttaagacaagcgaacgtgGCCAAAATTTCTGAAGTATCGTCTTTTTCGTTGAGGTCCGAAAATTTTTTATATCAGTTAATTTTTTTTGGTTAAATTCATCTTTCATTCCAAAATTACACCAAACCACAATAAAGTGATCCTCCATATCCTAGTcttattagagcatctccaagagttccctaaatgTAACATATtaggtgttacgagctcgctaagcactgagaCTATGGCATGAGAGATAGATCtataaatatagtgagttagttactTAAATGCCTATATGTGTTGATGAAAAATCCTAACGCAaagagtagaataagtagttctaaacattggcacagaagcaatttttataaacaaaaattaaATATAATTTGTATGTAGCACTTGAATAAAGTTAGAGTGTAAGtgtagtagatggaaatgcaacattaATTTTTGGAGAATAAATACTATTAGTTAGTAATTTGGGAAGTTCAAAAAAATCAAACTTGGGATTTAAGAAGGGTCATTTCGTTGCCGGCAAACGCTTGAACGTGTGTTTAAAAGTATCATTCTTTGGCGAACTATATTGGACAAACTAATTAGGAAGTGCTTAGATATTTTATTTCTAAGAGTTAGTGTGTAGTATGGGGTAGGTCATGGTACAATTGTTAGTTGAATCCGGCAAGGTTTAGATCttttaaaaattcaatcaaaagtgTTAGGGGAGGTTAGTAATAATCGGACATGGAATTCTTATAAGTCTGAAATGATAATAGACAATGCTATTTTATCATTTAAATtttaacaaaaatactatagaacatgtacgtgacaccttaataaagtttgaaatgtgagatttgtagatggcaatgaaatACTTCGTGTTGAGAGATAATGTTGTTAAGTACTATATTCAATAGCTTTAAAgtgcaactagaaatagaaatccatttaacacagaaaatttcatgaacttttggaAGGTTAGGCATTGTGATGTTtagcaatttttgtagagaaattgggttaaggagtagggtggtattatggcttgttttagtagcctaattaccctctaaggtatagcaaaagtggtttgcggattggatcaacggtttagacgtttcgaacgctttaaaatccatgcataACACTAACTCGGGCTGTCTTCTCATGTAGGGCGCGGTCACCTGGCCGTCCAACCCCGACGTCGCGGCGTCGGTGCGCTAGGCGCGCGCGCACATGGCCACGCTGGCCGGTTGCTGCTGCCACAGCCTAGCCGCGTTGGGCACACCGCGAGCCGCTGCGCCCGCCGCTCACTTGCGCCGGGCCGTCctgccgccgcgctcgccgcTCACTTGCACCTGGCCGTCCTGTCGTCGTGCCGCGCTGCTGCGGCTGCCGTGGCTCGACCGGTCGCCCCGCCGTTTGTTTCACCTACCGCGATGATGACCCCGGTCACAGTGGCGACGGACGCCTccttgctctgctctgctctaccGCTAGCCGCCACCAGCGACCCCGCTCGATCTTGCCACTTCATGTCGTGCGCTTCGCAACAACCCTTCCCGTCTCGTCAACTATACTACGTGCTCGCTTTGCCACCAACCGGAGCTGCTCACCTTAACTGCTCGGTTCGCTCGTAGACCACTCCACCGCCTCACCGTGCGCGGAGCCGCCATCACGTCTCCCTCTTCCCATTGCCAAGTTATAGCTTCGCAGCGAAATCCTTCGCTCCTGTGGATAGCTTAGAAGGTTGGCTAAGCGCCTGGTTTGTCTCTAGTCCGTCGGTGCACTGTGGGCCGCCAATTTGGCGTTTTACCACCGCCGGTCATGAGCGCCGTCGTGACATGTGGTTTGGGGGTAAGTCCATAACCCAGAGGTAAGGGTTCGATTGGTGGCGTTTCTAGGCTCACCTTGACCTCCTCTATCCGATGCTCGCGTTGATTTGGCCAGGAAACCCATCGGCGACGTGGTGATGCGCCGATGCCGCTGTGAAACATCGTCGTCGTGCTCGAGCGCACATGGTCGGGCCGCCTCGACCCTCCCCTACTTCAACCATCTCCTTAGCGCGCACCGCGGTGAGTCTCTAACCCTTCTCCGCCATCACGACCCGTCCGATAGGGTGTAGACTCGCCGGAGCACTCGCGCCGCCACGCAGATCCTCCATCGACATGGATAGGTGGGATTGGTACACCGTTGAACGTGCCATCGCCTTCTACTTTTGTGTGTAGGTTCGGAGGTCCATGTTGGTCTAGTAGACACATCATTGTGGGCCTCTGTAGGCCGGCGTGGTCGGGCGGTGCTGGCCGAGGCTGCGCCGACGCGCACGAGCATGTGTTGGGACCCGACTGTTGCGAAGAAGAGGTATTTCGGGGTGCTTTGTGCAAAACTCGAGACTAGTGGAACAGTGCCGCACTGTGTCGTTTGATTTTCTAAGAGTGTGAGTCCTCTTTTGCAAAACGCCAAGTGCGCGCGGGCGCCCCTGGGCTTGGGCCGCACTGGGCCATCGCGACTCGCGCGTGGCCACGCCCGCGCGCGGGCCGCGTTGGATTGCTGGGCCAAAGTGGTTGCCGCCGGCCCTTTTCGATTTCTAAAGCATtgtctaatttagtttctaaggtaaatttataaattcaatataaaattgtgtagttaaccaaaaattgtgaaaccaattttgtcatattcctaaaatcatgatctatctgctagtatattttgttcacatagttttataatattcttaggagctatataattaatttgagatacttaatattgtcaaaatataaacttgtaggaattgttgtgatcaattggtgatagtgttggctctgaaactttcacagtagatctctaacattattaggtgctcactataatttttgtaacttcataataattagtttgctaaggtagctaaatgagtcatagttcaaaaatatatatttagtcaattaaatgccaaaacaccttgagattttagaactaaaacatttttctggacacaaagccttacttgacgacgtggATACATAGACCAgcacgttagtcattaaagctagctcgttagcttgcggagcgtAATTGTATATTTAAGATTTgtggttaccgttgattaattgtgtctctgcgttgcatccacgtatactataataggaacaatgatggatcatggagtcgaccgagGTAGCGGAAAacatggtgccttgatgatcgtgtcaccttgatgaaatgctaacttttggttatatcttaccctggcaagccccggtgcataacccctattattctgcactttatcttatgcttgtgcattaagttttaagtagttgaatgaaaaccacttgcatatatatatatatatatatatatatatatatatccttatcctataaaTCTTACTGGTataacaggatcgtgtagattgctatgttgtaggactccgatagaagtcgagtgattgcctaccACTCGCGatagatagaaaagatattattgttgttattatattactatcacgtggaatatatatgaatgataattggagaccggacgaaatggtactttggatctggacttggtttggcatctGAGCGAGGCTctgattgcacttgttccgcctgtgtcggttaaggactagcCGTTGCATTAGAttatagtcaggtcacagacctattattcctgagcacatacttgattATGGGGGCGGGAAGACTTGGTTGATGCCTACCACCTGCTGATGCCTACCTGCTGCTGCCGCCTGATGCCTGTAGATAGCCTGTGCTTTTGACATGAATGCTGATTGCCTGCATTGCATATGTGTTCGTATAGTGGGACCaccatttgattttttttaagtcAAATATTAGAAATTACTGGAGATGACCTTCTTTTTTCTCATAAAACCTTTTTAGGAGTTGGGAAACATGGACTTTTTAGGAGGAATATTtatggaactcttggagatgctcttaaagccctaatttcttcaaatttatttaattttcttacTCACACATTCGACGGCACTAGCATATATGCGTATGCAGCTCGCCCACCGTTAGCCCGTTGTATTACCGTGGCTCTACTTCTGTGATATATTGTGTTATTTCGCCGATGTTATATAAATTTGTGATGGATGATGGATCAGAGAGTTTTTCTAGTGAAATGAtgccaatttttttaaaaaataaactcaatttgaatttatttaaatttgatcCGATATTTCTGAAATTTCGTACTTATGGGTGAGGACCGAGATTTTTTCTTACGGTATTGTAAACCTATTACGGGGTGTGAGGATTGAATCAAGATGTGTGATGTGCAACAGAGCTGGGGAGGATGGCGGAGGCCATCTATTTTTCAAATGCAAACAAGTGAAGGCAGTCTGGAGAAGTGCGGGGTTTGAGAAGCTGAGGGAAAGGTTGGTCAGTGTGTCAGGATGCAAAGGAGATAGTCAGAACAATCCTGTCGATAGATGGAGAGGCCCAGCTGAAGGTGAAGTTTCTGATAAATAACTGGTGGCATGAAAGGAACTCCGTAGAGAGACGGTGGACAGCGGCGAACACCAGATGGCAGAGCAAATTTGAGCGGGAAGCAAGCTATGGAGGTCAACAATCTCCACACACCGGCCCATGAAAGTTTGAGAGCCCGGCCCACATCCGAACAAGGAGATGGGAACGACCACGAAATGGAATACTGAAGATAAATGTCGATTGCGCTTTCGGAGAAGTTGACAAGAAAGGTGACTTGGGGTATGACAGTGGAGGAGTGGTTCAATCAGCATCAGCTTCAGGTCGTCTGCGTTTTGCTAGCAGCCCACTACACATGGAGCTAGTTGCTTGCATGGAAGGGGTGAAGGCGGCAGCGTCACTGGGAATGAACAATGTGTGCCTGGAAACTGACGCGCAACAGGTGGTCTGGGCGGTGCAAGGGGATGAATTCAGGCTGTCTTTGGTAGGCTGTTTGGTGCATGAATTGAAGGAGTTCATAGCGGAAAACTTGATGACTTTCCAAGCTAGGTATGTACCAACGTGAATGTAATCAAGTAGCTCATGAGTCATGAACTAGCCTGATCGGGCAGGCTGTAACTGCCTAAATCTGGCTTGtcttatcagtcagccaatagtattttcctctcacaccaaaccagccagcagtacttttagcccatggcttataagtcaattcAGCCAAAACGAACAGGCATGGCCGGAGTGTCGGATTGTATATGCACTTGGTGTCAAACGATTTAGCCAACATGGTTGAGTAATAGAAATTTCAAATTCCTATAAAAAAGACATTGGTTGGGAAAAAGAGGGGAAAAGTAAACAAACACCCCAAAAAAGAACCTCTATTTATTTCTTGTTTAATAAATCCTAGTAGGGGGCATCTCCTTAAAAAAAACATAGAACGGGCTACCACGTACTATGTACCTCCAATTGATTTTAGCAGGCCAACATCTCGGCAGCCTATGTATACAAAACAAAGGAGACGCTAGCGCGCGGATATCCGGCCCCAAGAGGCGTCCGGACGCAGTTCCCACCCGGCCTGTAAAATTATCTAGTTTCACCCGTAACTCTCATCCAGCCTATAAAAGTTATTTGGTTCCACCGGTAACAGAGGGGATAACCCGCGCTGCACGCACAGACGGGGACCGGCCCTGCCTCTACCGACATCCCCTCTGTTTCCCATCCCTCTGCTTCCCACGTGCATGCACGACGGCAGGTGGGtcctattgcaacatgtgcaacacctgatctacttttacaatatccagatgaaacacttgcaacatatgtctgaaacaattaaaacacttgcaacatacgtctgaaacaccagAAAAACACGTatgtagccattgcaaaatatatgcaacatccaaataaaacacttgaagCATACGTTTAAAGCAActgaaaacacttaaaacataaacttacaaccatgcatatatatgcaaaattcagatctacttttgcaacatccagataaaaaacatttgtaacatacgtctgaaacagatgaaacagtcgaaacatacacttgaaacatacgtgtatagccattgcaacatgtgcaacatctcgatctatttTTTGTAACATTGATAtaaaagcacttgcaacatacatctgaaacacttgaaacatacttttGCAACACACTGCTTTTAGCGTAACATCTCTTTGCTGTTTGGGAAATGGAGGCCTGTCGGCGCATGGAGTTCACTGGTGTAGAGGTCGCCGGCGGGAGCTCGCCGCTTCGGTGGAGAAGGACGCGGCAAGTCCAGTGGAGAAGGCCGCGGCAAGTCCACGTTCTCTAGAAGGTCGCGGCGTGCGAGAggcgcggtggagagggaggaagacggGCTGCTGCGCTTTGGCGTGGTGGAGATGTCGGTTGGCGGAGTGGAGGGGTGGTGGAGAGTGCAGTTGCTGAGGCGACGCTTCATGATGTGAGTTTTCTTTTAACGGTTAGGGGCAAGTGCGAGTGGATGAGCACATAAGAATTACTGTTGACGACGGTATTTGGGCTAGCGCGGGCTGCCCACCATCACAGTCGTCCGTCCGCTACACACCCTACACCCTGAGTTACCGCAAAACAAATCAAAGGATTGTTCTGAAACTGGTAGCCCATAAACCTTGGGCAACAGCCCGTTATGCTCGACGATTCGATCCGGAGGAAACCAGAAAGAAAAATCGCCAGGAAGacaacagcctgttcgtttggccgtggcttgtcgtaaacgatcgtaaattttcagccggaacagtatttttctctcacacaaaccagccagcagtacttcttcatgaaccagcaacgatatgaaccagccaaccgaacaggcagcAAGTGGCCCAGGACAAATGAGAGACGTGCGGCTGAGACAGCTCGGGTTCGACTGACACGGTCTGGTGGGCCTACGCACTAATGGTCATTTGGCAGGGCCCCAGTGAGAGTTGTGGCCCGGGCCCACCCGTCCTCGTCTTGCCCCCTCGTAGAGCCATTGTCGATCTATCCATCCCTCTTGATtctcaaaaaacaaaaaatctaTCCATCCTCTTGGTCTTTTTTTCTCTCGAATACGTAAGAGTGAACATATCATTATATTAGAAGAAAGAGTTTATAATACAATACAAGAGTTCTACACACGGCCGTTAGTTTATAATCCATCGTCTTGGTCTTGGATTGGACTACCTGATCGCTGGACTCTCGCGGCGGTTCCGATCGCCGATCGCCGTGATGGCGACAGCA
This region includes:
- the LOC136495276 gene encoding probable methyltransferase At1g29790 codes for the protein MYAPKHRGQQQHSIHEGMGGTATANGHVHRPAARPAPRRAKLKILLVVIATNLVSVYLFSGASLSVHIPASAPRIHLWDSAALLRDLNATRAALAGARAELAALRAQCNASSYLLESVLAGLGAVHGDTPEARDFGGWPEEPQGELKLAIEPHRLPLGFHANFGTDELFPGLGFACRNFQEELAQYMTYNVSGECPDDDALALQLALKGCEPLPRRRCRPREPARYVEPSPLPRSLWSVPPDTTVRWARYTCKNYTCLVQRARTRGGSYFCKDCFDLEGKERRRWQTDNGGPGFSVDSVLRSRAPGTVRIGLDIGGGTGTFAARMRERNVTVVTTTLDLDAPFNRFVASRGLVPLQLTLMQRLPFADGVLDIVHSMNVLSNWVPDAVLESTLFDIYRVLRPGGVFWLDHFFCLGPQLNATYVPIFDRVGFRRLRWKAGRKLDLGAERNEWYVSALLEKPVT